The proteins below come from a single Mya arenaria isolate MELC-2E11 chromosome 8, ASM2691426v1 genomic window:
- the LOC128244145 gene encoding ficolin-2-like, which produces MINTNRRLASAFVGVIIVACRILDAEADCNHIAITVTKGCSHLDNCTSGEKLLVRPENLKVALAEVSPSVAAEYERRCQACAAHRNMSSTPRDCQYVYNQGEINTGVYTIYPKPGLVFQVRCDMDTAPGGWTVFQRRVSDTDFYRTWNEYKNGFGDLENFWLGNEYIWALTNSGNYSLRVDLTAPDGQTAYAHYSNFKIGPESDNYRLHVSGYSGTAGDSLSGSSSGLNGHGGHVFSTKDRDATTSACTSRYHGAWWYNACHVSNLNGDYGNTLYGQGLNWDSWKGYYVSLVKTEMKIRRLS; this is translated from the exons ATGATTAACACTAACAGACGACTTGCTTCTGCATTTGTTGGTGTGATTATTGTGGCTTGTAGAATACTGGACGCGGAAGCTGACTGTAATCACATCGCAATCACTGTTACAAAAGGATGTTCACATCTTGATAACTGTACATCCGGCGAAAAACTGCTCGTGCGACCGGAAAACCTCAAGGTGGCATTGGCGGAGGTGTCCCCATCTGTGGCGGCGGAATATGAGCGGCGCTGTCAGGCGTGCGCGGCACACCGGAACATGAGCTCTACTCCACGTGACTGCCAATACGTGTATAACCAAGGCGAGATAAACACAGGGGTTTATACAATTTACCCCAAACCAGGCCTTGTATTTCAG GTTCGTTGTGACATGGATACGGCCCCAGGTGGCTGGACGGTGTTTCAGAGGCGAGTGTCGGACACCGACTTCTATCGGACTTGGAACGAGTACAAGAACGGATTTGGCGACCTTGAAAACTTCTGGCTCGGAAACGAGTATATATGGGCGCTAACAAACTCCGGAAATTACAGTCTTCGCGTTGATCTTACAGCGCCCGACGGACAAACAGCATACGCTCATTACAGTAACTTCAAAATCGGCCCTGAGAGTGACAACTATCGGCTGCATGTGAGTGGGTACAGTGGGACTGCTGGGGACAGTTTATCTGGATCGTCCAGCGGTCTCAATGGGCACGGCGGTCATGTATTCTCCACCAAAGACAGGGACGCCACCACTTCGGCGTGTACATCCCGGTATCACGGCGCATGGTGGTACAACGCCTGCCATGTTTCGAATCTCAATGGTGACTATGGAAATACACTGTACGGACAGGGGTTAAACTGGGACAGTTGGAAGGGCTACTATGTGTCTTTGGTgaaaacagaaatgaaaattcGCCGATTGAGTTAA
- the LOC128242213 gene encoding uncharacterized protein C20orf96-like — protein sequence MAASWGKAATSRIDRSQFENDELLQQLGTQFDVKFTDYDKWTRKTKLRPSVKEAEKERAKRAASAESCRHGQLTYREKKEQAKNQEEEKERSERIKILQLRIKTRRKTHEEYEKRYAELIEQNIILQDQIESKEKGTLDHVKGLLRRYEKYRGGISTLNSHFNREYARAKQALADTEAKLQERMKVIEREVADLDGRLKVKQEELHVLLNYKDKEYPVKAMKISNLQKEIQTLKISNEEDQEELEHITRTELSKYERERQSVQNTITKQVTEGAIQMMHPSLKDMALQNMVMKKEIELHKKQQEEIQKQNAELEKYVHDLLRDPKTNLRQQMFPEFFLYQEKCTPDMEVVLDIPRQQWLPI from the exons ATGGCGGCCAGTTGGGGGAAAGCTGCCACCAGTCGAATAGATCGAtcacaatttgaaaatgatgaaCTATTACAACAGCTGGGAACGCAGTTTGATGTGAAATTTACAGACTATGACAAATGGACAAGAAAAACCAAACTACGACCATCAGTGAAAGAAG CTGAAAAAGAGAGGGCTAAACGAGCAGCGTCAGCAGAATCCTGTCGACACGGCCAGCTGACATACAGAGAGAAGAAAGAACAGGCCAAAAATCAGGAGGAGGAAAAGGAACGATCAGAGAGGATTAAAATACTCCAG CTGCGGATTAAAACAAGAAGAAAAACACATGAAGAATATGAAAAAAGATATGCAGAGCT aattgaacaaaatataattctGCAAGATCAAATTGAGTCAAAAGAAAAAGGTACCCTCGATCATGTGAAAGGATTACTAAGAAGATATGAAAAGTACAGG GGTGGAATTTCTACACTGAACTCACATTTTAACCGAGAATATGCTCGGGCAAAGCAGGCGTTAGCTGACACAGAGGCTAAGCTCCAAGAAAGAATGAAAG TTATAGAACGAGAAGTTGCAGATTTGGACGGGAGACTCAAGGTGAAACAAGAAGAGCTTCACGTTCTCCTGAACTATAAG GACAAGGAGTACCCTGTAAAGGCAATGAAGATTTCCAACCTACAGAAGGAAATACAGACACTGAAGATATCTAACGAG GAGGACCAGGAAGAGTTGGAGCACATAACAAGGACAGAGTTGTCCAAGTATGAGCGAGAACGGCAATCTGTGCAGAACACAATCACTAAACAAGTCACCGAG ggAGCAATACAAATGATGCATCCAAGTTTGAAAGATATGGCATTACAAAATATGGTCATGAAGAAG GAAATTGAACTACATAAAAAGCAGCAGGAagaaatacagaaacaaaatgCCGAGCTCGAGAAATACGTGCATGATTTACTACGGGATCCTAAAACTAACCTTCGTCAACAGATGTTCCCAGAATTCTTTCTATATCAGGAAAA atgTACCCCGGATATGGAGGTAGTTCTGGACATTCCAAGACAACAGTGGCTTCCTATCTAG